One Staphylococcus ratti DNA segment encodes these proteins:
- a CDS encoding FGGY-family carbohydrate kinase, translating into MKNQHILTSIQSGDITVGIELGSTQIKTMAIGPDYQPVASGRYTWKSQYCEGYWTYDLDEVWEGIRESYRLMSEQLEQRYGLPLTDVRALGISGMMHGYLAFNEADELLVPFRTWRNNHAQFASQLLSEQFQVNVPERWSIAQFEQAIIDKEPHTHDVAKLMTLAGYVHWQLTGEHVTGIGDASGMFPIDTERHYYRADLMDCYNDLLVEEGHEQKIETLLPHILKAGMCAGRLTKSGAKRIDVSGRLEAGVPLCPPEGDAATGMVATNSVKPKTGNVSVGTSIFAMFVLDHPLSNPYPEVDIVSTPEGFDVAMIHANNGTSDIDAWVQLFGEVLETMGVKWDKSTLYERLFNTVTLADNNAGELLNYNYVASEYLTEVKQGFPMFIRHKGSHFKLANFMKSHVYSTFATLKIGIDRLQADEDLHIETITGHGGMLQAEAVIKTLAAALDAPVQVLKTAHEGGAWGIALLACYMATETEQPLNVFLDQHVYSHQGTTQIVPTTEETQALAHYTRRFQKGLALQHKADISFD; encoded by the coding sequence TTGAAAAATCAACATATTTTAACTTCTATTCAATCTGGAGACATCACGGTAGGGATTGAACTCGGTTCTACACAAATTAAAACGATGGCGATTGGTCCAGACTATCAGCCTGTTGCATCTGGACGTTATACTTGGAAAAGTCAATATTGTGAGGGGTATTGGACTTATGATTTGGACGAGGTTTGGGAAGGTATCCGAGAAAGCTATCGTTTGATGTCAGAACAGTTAGAACAACGCTATGGGCTTCCTTTAACAGATGTGCGGGCACTTGGTATTAGTGGAATGATGCACGGTTATTTAGCTTTTAATGAAGCGGATGAGCTACTCGTACCCTTTCGAACATGGCGTAACAATCATGCCCAGTTTGCGAGTCAATTGTTAAGTGAACAATTTCAAGTCAATGTACCTGAACGTTGGAGTATTGCGCAATTTGAACAAGCGATTATCGACAAAGAACCGCATACGCACGACGTTGCGAAATTAATGACGCTTGCAGGGTATGTACATTGGCAATTAACGGGAGAACATGTCACGGGTATTGGAGATGCTTCTGGTATGTTTCCAATCGATACGGAGAGACACTATTATCGTGCAGATTTAATGGACTGTTATAATGATTTATTAGTTGAAGAAGGCCATGAACAAAAAATAGAAACGCTTTTGCCGCATATTTTAAAGGCAGGAATGTGTGCGGGACGGTTAACAAAGTCTGGAGCGAAACGTATAGATGTTTCAGGACGACTTGAAGCAGGTGTGCCTTTATGCCCGCCAGAAGGAGATGCAGCTACTGGAATGGTGGCAACCAATAGTGTGAAGCCTAAAACGGGCAATGTTTCTGTAGGTACAAGTATCTTTGCGATGTTTGTATTAGACCACCCTTTATCAAATCCCTATCCTGAAGTGGATATTGTTAGCACACCTGAAGGCTTTGACGTTGCGATGATTCATGCGAATAATGGAACGTCAGATATTGATGCATGGGTTCAATTATTTGGTGAAGTGTTAGAGACTATGGGGGTAAAGTGGGATAAGTCAACGTTATATGAGCGTCTGTTTAACACCGTAACGTTGGCAGATAATAATGCTGGTGAATTATTAAACTATAACTATGTTGCGAGTGAATATTTAACTGAGGTGAAACAAGGTTTCCCAATGTTTATACGTCATAAAGGCAGTCACTTTAAATTGGCTAATTTTATGAAAAGCCATGTTTATAGTACGTTTGCGACTTTGAAAATAGGTATTGATCGGCTTCAAGCTGATGAAGACTTGCATATTGAAACCATTACTGGCCACGGAGGAATGTTGCAAGCAGAAGCAGTCATTAAAACGCTCGCAGCTGCCCTTGATGCACCTGTGCAAGTATTAAAAACTGCCCATGAAGGCGGGGCGTGGGGGATTGCTTTGCTCGCATGCTATATGGCAACTGAAACGGAACAACCGTTAAACGTATTTTTAGATCAACATGTTTATAGTCATCAAGGAACAACTCAAATTGTACCAACAACAGAAGAAACTCAAGCATTAGCGCACTATACAAGACGTTTTCAAAAAGGACTGGCTTTACAACATAAAGCCGATATTTCATTTGATTAA
- a CDS encoding alanine/glycine:cation symporter family protein, which produces MASIVAFTDWLWGFPIVTLLLLSSLFLTFYLKGVQFRHFGYIMKQTFGSINKIPKGEGTITPRQALTSALSSTVGAANIIGVPTAIMMGGPGAVFWMIVIAFLGMALKFSENVLGVHYREKNAHGEFVGGPTYYMKNGFKNKKLGMIFASIFAFALTVEIIPSVMVQGHSVANTIHDTFNVNTFITGLVIAIFAALVVFGGVKRIATFTEFLVPIMVGIYLILGFIIIVMNIQHFPSIIGLIVEKAFRPDAALGGSFGAALATTIRWGFARGIYSNEAGLGTSPIAHAAAKTDHPVRQAFWAVSEIIVDTLVICSTTAFVVLMSGVYTASDAREKAAALTARAYADAFGGFGSAIISISMVFFVFSTIIVVMYYGSRMAEFLFGLWAGTLMKVIYTLSIVIGAVGVGTQLWNLLDLALAIVLIPNIIAVLILAPQVKKLTIEFFKDYKGRRD; this is translated from the coding sequence ATGGCATCAATTGTCGCATTTACAGATTGGTTATGGGGGTTTCCTATAGTCACTTTGCTCTTACTTTCAAGCTTATTTTTAACGTTTTATTTAAAAGGTGTACAATTTCGACATTTTGGTTATATCATGAAACAAACTTTTGGGAGCATTAACAAAATCCCTAAAGGGGAAGGGACAATTACACCACGCCAAGCCTTAACCTCTGCTTTATCTTCAACAGTTGGGGCTGCAAATATTATTGGTGTCCCTACAGCGATTATGATGGGCGGTCCAGGCGCAGTATTTTGGATGATTGTTATTGCTTTTTTAGGAATGGCTTTAAAATTTAGTGAGAACGTCCTTGGTGTGCACTATCGTGAAAAAAACGCACATGGAGAATTTGTGGGCGGACCAACGTATTACATGAAAAATGGCTTTAAAAATAAAAAGTTAGGCATGATTTTTGCATCTATTTTTGCATTTGCATTAACCGTTGAAATTATTCCAAGTGTAATGGTGCAAGGTCATTCTGTTGCAAATACCATTCATGATACGTTTAATGTGAACACGTTTATCACTGGTTTAGTTATCGCGATTTTTGCTGCTTTAGTCGTCTTTGGCGGGGTCAAACGCATTGCCACTTTCACAGAATTTTTAGTTCCCATCATGGTCGGCATATATTTGATTTTAGGATTTATTATCATTGTGATGAATATTCAGCATTTTCCAAGCATTATTGGTTTGATTGTAGAAAAAGCATTTCGTCCAGATGCTGCGCTTGGCGGAAGCTTCGGCGCTGCATTAGCAACAACTATTCGTTGGGGCTTTGCGCGCGGTATTTATTCTAACGAAGCTGGTTTGGGGACTTCTCCTATCGCACATGCAGCCGCAAAAACAGATCATCCTGTCAGGCAAGCTTTTTGGGCAGTAAGCGAGATTATCGTTGATACGCTCGTTATCTGTTCTACCACTGCGTTTGTCGTATTAATGTCCGGCGTATATACCGCAAGTGACGCACGTGAAAAAGCCGCTGCACTGACAGCTCGAGCCTATGCGGATGCCTTTGGTGGATTCGGTAGTGCGATCATTTCCATCTCGATGGTATTTTTCGTCTTTTCAACCATTATTGTGGTAATGTATTATGGTTCACGTATGGCTGAGTTTTTATTTGGATTATGGGCTGGTACATTGATGAAAGTAATCTATACACTTTCTATCGTAATTGGTGCAGTAGGTGTTGGTACACAATTGTGGAATTTACTTGATTTGGCTTTAGCTATCGTTCTAATTCCAAATATCATTGCGGTACTTATTTTAGCGCCGCAAGTAAAAAAACTTACTATTGAATTCTTTAAAGATTACAAAGGCCGTCGGGACTGA
- a CDS encoding YbfB/YjiJ family MFS transporter — protein MTKNREVAIAYQQLIMGMITLFVVIALGRFAYTPIMPYMQAATHLGDKGAGLLATFNYLGYLIGAIIPMFCLIRSKVFDLKVYLMLNVVTMLLLGLTTTYWVWCILRLLNGIASGVGFVLASNVVLDALRRANKEAISGLLYSAVGAGIFASSIFVFFYTDTHNWDTTWVLLGLFSFVLTLIVWVMLKEAPSSKEFKNNATELPLRRYSRRYYVTYYFAYFSEGAGYIVTGTFLVALVKTIPHLEAYAPLSWMFVGLGAIPSTVVWSMIGEKIGNGRATQICFMIQILAILTPILTTNAFALIISSMLFGCTFLGLTTLFMSRGQKMAYETGNGHIVSMMTFIYSFGQMMAPYIAGIILVHTTGYALALIFASIILMLGLCSHVYSQKHANFEN, from the coding sequence ATGACAAAAAATAGAGAAGTAGCAATAGCTTATCAGCAACTGATAATGGGGATGATCACATTGTTTGTTGTTATTGCACTAGGCCGTTTTGCATATACACCGATTATGCCGTATATGCAAGCGGCGACCCATTTAGGGGATAAAGGGGCAGGTTTACTCGCGACATTTAATTATTTAGGTTATTTAATTGGCGCGATTATACCGATGTTTTGTCTAATACGCTCGAAAGTATTTGATTTAAAAGTATATTTGATGCTCAATGTAGTAACGATGTTGTTATTAGGCTTAACGACTACGTATTGGGTATGGTGTATTTTACGCTTGTTGAATGGAATTGCAAGTGGTGTAGGGTTTGTTTTAGCTTCAAACGTTGTTCTTGATGCATTAAGACGCGCTAACAAAGAAGCGATTTCAGGATTATTGTATAGTGCCGTTGGGGCAGGCATTTTCGCAAGTAGCATCTTTGTCTTTTTCTATACAGATACACATAATTGGGATACGACGTGGGTTTTATTAGGACTCTTTTCATTTGTATTAACGCTAATTGTATGGGTGATGCTAAAAGAAGCTCCCTCATCAAAAGAATTCAAAAATAATGCGACAGAATTACCATTACGCCGATATTCAAGAAGATATTATGTAACGTATTACTTTGCTTACTTTAGTGAAGGGGCAGGTTATATTGTAACAGGTACATTCCTCGTTGCTTTAGTTAAGACGATTCCTCATCTTGAAGCTTATGCGCCATTAAGTTGGATGTTCGTTGGTTTAGGGGCCATCCCGTCGACCGTAGTATGGTCAATGATTGGCGAAAAAATAGGAAACGGACGTGCGACGCAAATTTGTTTTATGATACAAATCCTTGCAATTCTTACACCAATTTTAACGACGAATGCATTTGCCTTAATCATTAGTTCAATGTTATTTGGATGTACTTTTTTAGGGTTAACCACATTGTTTATGTCGCGAGGACAAAAAATGGCATATGAAACGGGCAATGGCCATATCGTTTCCATGATGACATTTATTTATAGCTTCGGACAGATGATGGCACCGTACATTGCAGGAATCATTTTAGTACATACTACAGGTTATGCATTAGCACTCATTTTTGCGAGTATCATTTTAATGCTTGGTTTATGCAGTCATGTGTACAGTCAAAAACATGCGAACTTTGAAAATTAA
- a CDS encoding mechanosensitive ion channel: protein MHNLWGTFKGAIETIVNFIPNLISAILLLLLAWIIAVIIKNVIVKGLGALGVDRWLERKGLVNNNAHHSQDGRKGQRSESEGLIHTLGKLAYFLVFLLFLPPVFDALGMKSVSEPIKGMMNSVFEFAPRIIVAAVILALGLFIAKMLGTLVKNLLSSLNVSRFNHYVNFGKNSRDGIDIPEAAGWIITALIGLFFVVQALTTVNLEILNGIGKAIIGYLPLVISGLIILGLGLIGGNILAKLVRRATGHTLLAQVVKYLLIIVAVFMTLDQLNFAQSIVNVAFLLILGAVAVAFAIAFGIGGRGFAEKQLSSLSDRIEEDKRNPDYGDPNENLFGSDDQNNHHTNTDYNNHYGQTQYRSNDDVNHQSQHNEFDADQREIERREAEHRTNYVKDEDIEERREQRRERRRDPRDRH, encoded by the coding sequence ATGCATAACTTATGGGGAACTTTTAAAGGTGCGATTGAAACAATTGTCAATTTCATTCCGAACTTAATTAGCGCGATATTACTGTTATTACTTGCATGGATTATTGCGGTAATTATTAAAAATGTTATCGTCAAAGGCTTAGGTGCACTTGGTGTGGATAGATGGTTAGAACGTAAAGGTTTAGTAAACAATAATGCACATCATTCACAAGATGGTCGTAAAGGCCAACGCTCAGAATCAGAAGGTTTAATTCATACTTTAGGGAAACTTGCATACTTCTTAGTATTTTTATTATTCTTACCACCAGTATTTGATGCATTAGGCATGAAATCAGTATCTGAACCAATCAAAGGCATGATGAACAGCGTATTTGAATTTGCGCCACGTATCATTGTTGCTGCGGTTATATTAGCATTAGGTTTATTCATTGCAAAAATGTTAGGTACTTTAGTGAAAAACTTACTTTCTAGTTTAAATGTGAGTCGTTTTAATCACTATGTGAACTTTGGTAAAAATTCTCGAGATGGTATCGACATTCCAGAAGCGGCAGGTTGGATCATTACAGCACTTATCGGTTTATTCTTTGTTGTACAAGCATTAACAACAGTAAACTTAGAAATTTTAAATGGTATCGGTAAAGCAATTATTGGTTACTTACCATTAGTCATTTCTGGATTAATTATTTTAGGGTTAGGTCTCATCGGTGGAAACATTTTAGCAAAACTTGTTCGCCGTGCGACTGGTCACACATTACTCGCGCAAGTAGTAAAATATTTATTAATCATTGTTGCAGTATTTATGACATTAGACCAATTAAACTTTGCACAAAGCATTGTTAATGTAGCATTCTTATTAATCTTAGGTGCTGTTGCTGTAGCCTTTGCAATTGCATTTGGTATCGGCGGTCGTGGCTTTGCCGAAAAACAATTAAGCAGTCTTTCAGACCGTATTGAAGAAGATAAACGTAATCCAGATTACGGTGATCCAAACGAAAATTTATTCGGTTCAGATGATCAAAACAATCATCATACAAATACAGACTATAATAACCACTACGGTCAAACACAATATCGTTCAAATGACGATGTGAATCATCAGTCTCAACACAATGAATTCGATGCAGATCAACGTGAAATTGAACGTCGTGAAGCAGAACATAGAACAAACTATGTTAAAGATGAAGATATTGAAGAGCGTCGCGAACAACGTCGTGAACGACGTCGTGACCCACGCGATCGTCATTAA
- the isaB gene encoding immunodominant staphylococcal antigen IsaB family protein produces the protein MKKISKVILASTLVTGALLGTQAATPYHTVAEATTTPWYTYNGQTQFGGAFYLNTHFKNAVQHRGLSFNGYKISAPFNKKTIKYKKVHDQNVAIVSGSTASSVMFPVTKGTPIQKVTSIYGKPTKVFESTQGTVYRYQYKNATIEFTEAHKQVTMVSVYNGH, from the coding sequence ATGAAAAAAATCTCTAAGGTTATACTTGCAAGTACGCTTGTTACTGGTGCATTATTAGGAACTCAGGCAGCAACTCCCTATCACACTGTTGCAGAAGCTACGACTACACCTTGGTATACGTATAACGGTCAAACACAATTTGGCGGTGCATTTTATTTAAATACGCATTTCAAAAATGCTGTACAACATCGTGGACTTTCATTTAATGGTTATAAAATTTCTGCTCCTTTTAACAAAAAAACGATTAAGTATAAAAAAGTTCATGACCAAAATGTTGCGATCGTTTCAGGTTCAACAGCGAGCAGTGTCATGTTCCCTGTTACAAAAGGCACACCTATTCAAAAAGTAACTTCAATTTATGGCAAACCAACCAAAGTGTTCGAATCTACTCAAGGTACGGTATACCGTTACCAATACAAAAATGCTACTATTGAGTTTACAGAAGCACATAAGCAAGTAACGATGGTTTCAGTGTATAACGGTCATTAA
- a CDS encoding FMN-binding negative transcriptional regulator has translation MYIPKQYQMHDFEEMVRFIEAHPFVTIVTMEGTRPIATHVPVNVDVEGEKIRLTGHLAKGNAQLETLVHNEAVLVLVQGPHAYISSTWYEKEDVPTWNYQSLHLYGKSRLLSPEELQADLKILLGKYEGNRSNGATWENLSEQTLKQVKGIIGFEIQVTEMQGSYKLSQTKTDIDKNTIITQLANSNHSIERQLSDEMKRHVLKNKNQD, from the coding sequence ATGTATATTCCAAAACAATATCAAATGCACGATTTTGAAGAAATGGTACGTTTTATTGAGGCACATCCGTTTGTAACGATCGTTACAATGGAGGGAACACGTCCAATTGCGACACATGTCCCGGTGAATGTAGATGTAGAAGGGGAAAAGATACGACTTACTGGCCATCTTGCAAAAGGAAATGCTCAATTAGAGACCCTGGTACATAATGAGGCAGTACTTGTGCTTGTTCAAGGCCCGCATGCTTACATTTCATCGACATGGTATGAAAAAGAAGATGTGCCAACGTGGAACTATCAAAGCCTCCATTTGTATGGGAAAAGTCGTTTATTGAGTCCCGAGGAATTGCAAGCAGATTTAAAAATATTGCTTGGGAAATATGAAGGAAATCGTTCAAATGGTGCTACTTGGGAAAATTTATCAGAACAAACGTTGAAACAAGTAAAAGGAATTATCGGATTTGAAATTCAAGTGACGGAAATGCAAGGAAGTTATAAGCTGAGTCAAACTAAAACAGACATAGATAAAAATACAATTATTACACAATTAGCCAATTCCAACCACTCAATAGAACGTCAACTATCAGACGAAATGAAGCGTCACGTTTTAAAAAATAAAAATCAAGATTAA
- a CDS encoding MFS transporter: MEHNSEFVGNSRLIIGIVLGVITFWLFALSLVNVVPTLHQELGENFGLINVAVSLTSLFSGMFIVGAGGIADKYGPVKMTYVGLTLSIIGSLVIVLSSHIIPVIIGRGIQGISAAFVMPATLSIIKGYYHGRHRQAALSYWSIGSWGGGGIASFFGGITATYLGWRWIFIFSIMVAIVSMILIKGTPEVPRKHTVARQKFDFIGLMLFLVFILSLNLIITQSSDYGITSPFILALITIFVISILTFIITEKNRKNPLVNFNIFKDKGYTGATLSNFLMNAVAGTLIVSNTFVQEDKGFTSAQAGYLSITYLIMVLVTIRVGEKILQRLGAQKPMYIGSLLNMVGIILISLTFLPTTAYVIACVIGYFIYGLGLGLYATPSMDTAIANADEAHIGMASGIYKMSSSLGNAFGIAISTTVFAMGTSAFNLQIGAMFGLGFNVFMALISFLLVVLLVPRSQGVQ, from the coding sequence ATGGAACATAATTCTGAGTTTGTAGGTAATAGTCGACTTATTATAGGGATTGTTCTAGGCGTGATTACGTTTTGGCTATTTGCATTATCTTTAGTCAATGTAGTACCCACCCTACACCAAGAATTAGGGGAGAATTTCGGACTAATTAATGTTGCTGTCAGTCTGACGTCCCTCTTTTCAGGTATGTTTATCGTTGGTGCTGGTGGGATTGCAGATAAGTATGGTCCTGTCAAAATGACTTATGTCGGTTTAACTTTAAGCATTATTGGATCATTAGTTATTGTTTTATCGTCACATATTATTCCTGTCATCATCGGACGCGGGATACAAGGTATATCGGCAGCGTTTGTTATGCCAGCAACTTTATCAATCATAAAAGGCTATTATCATGGCCGTCACCGTCAAGCGGCTTTAAGTTATTGGTCTATCGGATCTTGGGGCGGTGGAGGTATCGCTTCATTTTTTGGCGGAATTACTGCTACATATTTAGGATGGCGCTGGATTTTCATCTTTTCAATCATGGTTGCCATTGTCTCCATGATTTTAATTAAAGGGACACCAGAAGTACCTCGAAAACACACTGTAGCACGCCAAAAATTTGATTTTATTGGTTTAATGCTCTTTCTTGTTTTTATTCTAAGTTTAAATTTAATCATTACTCAAAGTTCTGATTATGGCATCACATCTCCATTTATCTTGGCGCTCATTACTATATTTGTCATTTCAATTTTGACTTTTATCATTACGGAAAAGAACCGTAAAAACCCATTAGTGAATTTTAATATTTTTAAAGATAAAGGGTATACAGGAGCAACATTATCTAATTTTTTAATGAATGCTGTAGCAGGAACTTTAATTGTAAGTAATACTTTCGTTCAAGAAGATAAAGGGTTTACATCTGCACAAGCGGGTTATCTCTCAATTACGTATCTCATTATGGTATTAGTTACCATTCGTGTTGGAGAAAAAATTTTACAACGTTTAGGTGCACAAAAGCCGATGTATATCGGAAGTTTATTAAACATGGTAGGTATTATTTTAATCTCACTGACATTTTTACCTACGACAGCTTATGTTATCGCGTGTGTGATTGGATATTTTATTTATGGTTTAGGCCTTGGTTTATACGCAACGCCATCTATGGACACAGCGATTGCGAATGCGGATGAAGCACATATTGGTATGGCATCAGGGATTTATAAAATGTCTTCATCGCTCGGTAATGCGTTTGGTATCGCCATCTCCACAACTGTTTTTGCGATGGGGACGTCTGCGTTTAACTTACAAATCGGGGCGATGTTTGGCTTAGGGTTTAACGTATTTATGGCATTGATTTCATTTTTACTTGTGGTATTGCTTGTGCCTCGATCACAAGGTGTACAATGA
- a CDS encoding poly-gamma-glutamate hydrolase family protein, which translates to MKKVIISIVLLVVVMGANVMYLTFFSESSKALDRYPSMTSLMKSTKEGVDWKIFTKDEKNPTIIVAPHGGGIEPGTTEIAGSIAKKSNSGYYTFEGLREDNNSELHVTSSNYDEPKVQKMIGQSKRTVTIHRTSRKGADVYIGGRDSDLKHKIKKNLTKRGFKVENATGDISGKSVENITNKNKRQAGVQLEISSKTISRFFKNGDYSRISRVRANNWSSTMDHFTDGVVAGLKE; encoded by the coding sequence ATGAAAAAAGTTATAATTTCAATTGTATTACTTGTAGTTGTTATGGGGGCAAACGTGATGTATTTAACATTTTTTTCGGAATCAAGTAAAGCACTAGATCGATATCCATCAATGACATCATTGATGAAATCGACAAAAGAAGGGGTAGATTGGAAGATTTTTACGAAAGATGAAAAGAACCCAACGATTATAGTGGCACCGCATGGTGGTGGGATCGAGCCAGGTACTACAGAAATTGCTGGGAGCATTGCGAAGAAGAGCAACTCAGGTTACTACACATTTGAAGGATTACGTGAAGATAACAATTCAGAATTACACGTGACGTCTAGTAATTATGACGAACCTAAAGTACAAAAAATGATTGGTCAGTCTAAACGTACCGTAACGATACACAGAACCAGTCGTAAAGGTGCTGACGTCTATATTGGAGGACGTGATTCTGATTTAAAACATAAAATAAAGAAGAACTTAACAAAACGAGGGTTTAAAGTGGAAAACGCCACAGGTGATATTTCAGGAAAAAGTGTTGAAAATATTACTAATAAAAATAAAAGACAGGCTGGCGTACAATTAGAAATCTCGAGTAAAACGATTAGTAGGTTCTTTAAAAATGGTGACTATAGTCGAATCTCTCGAGTGAGAGCCAATAACTGGAGTTCGACGATGGACCATTTCACAGATGGCGTTGTAGCAGGTTTAAAAGAGTAA